From the Vibrio natriegens NBRC 15636 = ATCC 14048 = DSM 759 genome, the window TTGCAGGCGTCCCTCTGGCGTTCGCGTTCATCATCATTTTGGGCACTAATGGTGCGGTCACTTTATTGCTTAAGCAATACGGCCTGCTCGGCGATTTCGACCTTTATGGTAAATGGGGATTGATGGCGATTTACATCTACTTCCAGATCCCGTTGGCAGTACTGCTGCTCTACCCTGCATTCGATGCCTTAAGTGACGATTGGCAAGCGGCCGCCGCACTACTTGGGGCAAAGACATCACAATACTGGATACGCATCGCATTACCCGTACTTTCTCCTGCTCTGTTGGGCACGTTTATCATCCTGATCGCAAATGCCATTGGTGCTTATGCCAGTGTGTATGCGTTAACTTCCGGTAACTACAACCTCATTACTATTCGCATTGCGAGCTTAGTCTCGGGCGATCTGTTCCTTGAGCCCAATCTCGCCGCCGCAATCTCGGTTATTTTGATGACGATGCTGGCCTTTATCACTGTGATTAACCAATGGCTGATTACTAAGAGCTACGCAGGTAGAAGCTAATGCAAAACATTAATACGCGCTTCCACAAAACGGTGGTGTACTCCATTGTTGGTATTATGTTGGTACCAATCATTGCGACCTTCGTTTATTCGCTCTCATCCCGCTGGGGAGCGACCATTCTACCGGACGGATTTACTCTGGATTGGTACATCAAACTGTTGACTGACCCGCGCTTCCTGCAAGCATTTGGTCGTTCTCTGTTTATTTGTATTTCTGCTCTGGCATTGAGCGTTGTTCTGATTCTGCCTGCGATTTTTGTGGTGTTTTACTACTTCCCAAAACTCGACAAGCTGATGAACATTCTAATCTTGCTTCCGTTTGCTGTACCGCCGGTGGTGTCGTCGGTTGGCCTTCTGCAACTTTATGCCAACAGCGATATTTCCTTAATTGGCACTCCGTGGATTCTGATTGGCACTTATTTCACGATCGCTTTACCTTTCATGTATCGAGCGATTTCAAACAGCTTTGAGGCCATCAATTTGCATGACTTGATGGACGCAGCGCATTTACTTGGCGCAAGCACAACCAAAGCGTTTTTGCTGATCATTTTGCCAAACTTGAAGAAAGGCTTAATGGCGTCGCTGTTTCTCTCTTTCTCCTTTCTGCTCGGTGAGTTTGTATTTGCCAATATTCTTGTTGGCACACGCTATGAAACCCTGCAAATCTATTTGTACAACATGCGTCAGACAAGCGGACACTTTACATCTGCGCTGGTCATGACCTATTTCCTGTTTATTTTCTTACTGACTTGGCTGGCAAGTCGTTTCAGTCGAGGCACTAAATCATGAGCTACGTAACCGCAAAAAACCTGACCAAACGCTTTGGTGACAATACGGTCTTTGAAGACATCCAATTCAGCATTGAACAGGGCGAGTTTATTACTCTGCTTGGCCCTAGTGGTTGTGGCAAATCCACTCTTCTTCGCAGCCTGGCAGGGCTTAACCCTGTTGAAGGTGGCACCATTTCGGTTAACGGAGAGGACATCACCCACCAAGTACCGCAGGAGCGTGGCATTGGCATGGTGTTTCAGTCTTATGCTCTGTTTCCCAATATGACGGTGGAAGGTAACATTGCGTTTGGCCTGAAAATGAAAAGACTAGACGCTGACATCATTCAGCGTGAAGTGGCGAAAGTGATTGAGCTGGTTGACCTGAAAGGCAAAGAAAAACAGTACCCGCATCAACTTTCCGGTGGGCAACGTCAGCGTGTCGCACTAGCACGCGCCTTGGTGGTGAAGCCGCGAATTTTACTCCTCGACGAACCTTTGTCAGCTCTGGATGCCAAAATCCGTAAGCACCTTCGTCAGCAAATTCGCGACATCCAGAAAGAAATGAACCTAACCACGATTTTCGTCACCCATGACCAAGAAGAAGCCATGATCATGTCTGATCGTATCTTTCTGATGAATAAAGGGGAAATCGTTCAGGCTGGTACACCTGAAGAGATTTACACGCAACCAGCCAACGAGTTTGTTGCCGGTTTTATGGGACACTACAATCTGGTGGAATCCGACCACGCCAAACAGCTTTTTAATATCGATACGCAAAGCAAAGTGGCTATTCGCCCTGAATCTATATATGTCAGAGAGCAAGGCCGTCAGTATGGTAACCACATTTCCGCACCACAAAGCGGTATCATCAAAAATCACCAGTTGCTGGGTAATGTGATTCGCTATCAGGTGGAGGTTAACGAGTGCGAACTCACCGTTGATTTACTCAACCGTTCATCTGAGCGACTATTAGCAAATGGCAGCCAGTTAGAACTACTCTTTAATCTAAACGAAATTCAACCAGTGAGAGCTTAAGATGTCCAAACCTTTGTATGTTTTTGATATGGACGAAACCTTAATCAACGCAGACTGTGCAATGATTTGGAACGCGTTTTTGGTCGAGAAGGGCATCGCGACTGAGCCCAACTTTATCGAAGAAGATCAACGCCTCATGAAGCTCTACGCTGAGGGGAAAATGGACATGGAAGACTACCTTGAGTTTTGCATGGCACCACT encodes:
- a CDS encoding ABC transporter ATP-binding protein codes for the protein MSYVTAKNLTKRFGDNTVFEDIQFSIEQGEFITLLGPSGCGKSTLLRSLAGLNPVEGGTISVNGEDITHQVPQERGIGMVFQSYALFPNMTVEGNIAFGLKMKRLDADIIQREVAKVIELVDLKGKEKQYPHQLSGGQRQRVALARALVVKPRILLLDEPLSALDAKIRKHLRQQIRDIQKEMNLTTIFVTHDQEEAMIMSDRIFLMNKGEIVQAGTPEEIYTQPANEFVAGFMGHYNLVESDHAKQLFNIDTQSKVAIRPESIYVREQGRQYGNHISAPQSGIIKNHQLLGNVIRYQVEVNECELTVDLLNRSSERLLANGSQLELLFNLNEIQPVRA
- a CDS encoding ABC transporter permease, whose product is MQNINTRFHKTVVYSIVGIMLVPIIATFVYSLSSRWGATILPDGFTLDWYIKLLTDPRFLQAFGRSLFICISALALSVVLILPAIFVVFYYFPKLDKLMNILILLPFAVPPVVSSVGLLQLYANSDISLIGTPWILIGTYFTIALPFMYRAISNSFEAINLHDLMDAAHLLGASTTKAFLLIILPNLKKGLMASLFLSFSFLLGEFVFANILVGTRYETLQIYLYNMRQTSGHFTSALVMTYFLFIFLLTWLASRFSRGTKS
- a CDS encoding ABC transporter permease translates to MSSSAIASTSNNVSAKQRRISCWLKRSKPALWLAPFALFFYLFQLAPIVWVLINSFIYDQEFAFDNYLEVFDSTFMMQAFGNSLWLSFWSSIAGLLVATVLVSSLRRVDSKIRDGVIAFTNMSSNFAGVPLAFAFIIILGTNGAVTLLLKQYGLLGDFDLYGKWGLMAIYIYFQIPLAVLLLYPAFDALSDDWQAAAALLGAKTSQYWIRIALPVLSPALLGTFIILIANAIGAYASVYALTSGNYNLITIRIASLVSGDLFLEPNLAAAISVILMTMLAFITVINQWLITKSYAGRS